Proteins encoded by one window of Salicibibacter halophilus:
- the chrA gene encoding chromate efflux transporter translates to MLYLKQLLEILVVSTRLGLTSFGGPIAHLGYFHEEYVRRRNWLDEKSYADLVALSQFLPGPASSQVGIGIGVMKGGAFGGFISFLGFTLPSVIALILFAFVAQEFGVADAGFIQGLKIVAVAVVAHAILGMAKNLTPDLTRKSLALFALITTLMIPHFLSQIGVILIAGLLGYFIFRENQNEEKLSMQFPISKRFGAICLTLFFGFLISLPILSNVSSITWISVFDSFYRAGSLVFGGGHVVLPLLEREFVPTGLISEESFLAGYGAAQAVPGPLFTFASYIGADIGGWTGGLMATVAIFLPAFLLILGTLPFWYSLRENNKIKGAFIGVNAAVVGILISAFYQPIWTSAIHNSIDFALAALLFFMIVYWKLPPWVVVLSGAIGGTIIAMF, encoded by the coding sequence ATGCTTTATTTAAAACAACTTCTAGAAATTCTAGTAGTCTCCACAAGGCTTGGACTGACATCATTTGGCGGTCCTATTGCCCATCTCGGTTATTTCCATGAAGAGTATGTACGCAGAAGAAATTGGCTGGATGAAAAAAGTTATGCCGATTTAGTAGCCTTAAGCCAGTTTTTACCCGGGCCCGCAAGCAGCCAGGTGGGAATTGGGATTGGCGTAATGAAAGGCGGAGCGTTTGGCGGCTTTATTTCTTTTCTCGGTTTTACTCTACCTTCTGTTATTGCTCTCATCTTATTCGCTTTCGTTGCGCAAGAATTTGGCGTTGCAGATGCAGGTTTTATTCAAGGCCTCAAAATTGTTGCCGTTGCAGTCGTTGCCCATGCGATCCTAGGCATGGCTAAAAATTTAACGCCTGATTTAACAAGAAAAAGCCTTGCGTTATTCGCTTTAATCACAACGTTAATGATTCCTCATTTCCTTTCACAAATTGGTGTCATCCTTATTGCCGGACTATTAGGGTACTTTATATTCAGGGAAAATCAGAACGAAGAAAAATTATCCATGCAATTTCCAATATCAAAAAGGTTTGGAGCTATTTGCTTAACGTTATTTTTCGGATTCTTAATCAGCCTTCCGATATTGAGCAATGTTAGTTCCATAACTTGGATTAGTGTATTCGATAGTTTTTACCGTGCAGGTTCATTAGTATTTGGGGGCGGACATGTCGTACTTCCTCTTTTAGAACGGGAATTTGTTCCTACGGGATTAATTAGTGAAGAATCGTTCCTCGCCGGTTACGGTGCCGCCCAAGCGGTTCCCGGCCCTTTGTTTACGTTCGCGTCTTATATTGGCGCTGACATAGGTGGATGGACAGGCGGTTTAATGGCAACCGTTGCCATATTTCTTCCGGCATTTCTCCTTATATTAGGAACGTTGCCGTTTTGGTATTCTTTGCGGGAAAACAATAAGATTAAGGGAGCTTTCATTGGGGTAAATGCAGCTGTCGTGGGGATTCTCATCTCTGCATTCTATCAACCTATATGGACCAGTGCTATCCATAATTCCATAGACTTTGCTTTAGCTGCATTATTGTTCTTTATGATCGTTTACTGGAAGCTTCCACCTTGGGTGGTCGTCCTTTCCGGGGCGATCGGGGGAACTATTATCGCCATGTTTTAA
- a CDS encoding BaiN/RdsA family NAD(P)/FAD-dependent oxidoreductase: protein MSKVIVIGGGPAGLMAAVAAASHGADVTLIDKGNKLGRKLAISGGGRCNVTNRMDERELIHYIPGNGKFMYSPFSVFNNEDIIAFFEGLGISLKEEDMGRMFPVNDKAATVVQTLLDQLRLKGVETITDQRVTDLAFDQERVTGVKLENNNVVPADQVIVATGGTSVPHTGSTGDAYPWAREVGHTVTELYPTEVPITSSDRFIGERTLQGLSLRDVEMTVWNKKKKAIVKHEGDMLFTHFGISGPIALRCSQYIVKERKKNDGQPVMLSIDLHPGINVGQLEQKLQQLKKTSGEKSCKNALPSLAPERFLLLLLEQANIEASAALKDVQPERLQALAKEMKSCSFSSDGTLSLKKAFITGGGVSVKEIEPKTMQSKIKQGLYFCGEVLDIHAYTGGFNITCAFSTGYAAGKNAAQA from the coding sequence ATGAGTAAAGTTATCGTTATTGGCGGCGGACCCGCGGGATTGATGGCTGCCGTTGCCGCTGCATCTCATGGTGCGGACGTTACATTAATCGACAAAGGCAATAAGTTGGGCCGCAAACTGGCAATTTCCGGCGGCGGACGATGCAATGTGACGAATCGCATGGATGAGCGTGAACTGATTCATTACATTCCCGGGAATGGGAAATTTATGTATAGTCCGTTTTCCGTCTTCAATAATGAAGATATCATTGCTTTTTTCGAAGGTTTAGGCATTAGCCTGAAGGAAGAGGATATGGGCAGAATGTTTCCGGTGAATGATAAAGCTGCCACCGTCGTACAAACATTGCTCGATCAACTTCGCCTTAAAGGGGTCGAGACGATCACCGATCAACGTGTCACCGATCTCGCCTTTGATCAAGAACGTGTAACAGGAGTGAAGCTGGAAAATAACAACGTCGTTCCGGCTGATCAAGTCATCGTTGCGACCGGCGGTACTTCCGTGCCGCACACGGGCTCTACCGGAGATGCTTATCCGTGGGCAAGAGAAGTCGGCCATACCGTTACCGAGCTTTATCCAACGGAAGTGCCGATCACCTCAAGTGACCGATTCATCGGAGAACGGACATTGCAAGGTTTATCGCTCCGGGATGTTGAAATGACCGTTTGGAATAAAAAAAAGAAAGCTATCGTGAAGCACGAAGGCGACATGCTCTTTACACATTTTGGCATATCAGGACCGATTGCTCTACGCTGCAGCCAATACATCGTGAAAGAACGGAAAAAGAATGACGGGCAACCTGTCATGTTAAGCATTGATCTCCACCCGGGAATAAACGTTGGGCAACTGGAACAAAAGCTACAACAATTGAAAAAAACGAGCGGTGAAAAATCATGCAAAAATGCCCTACCTTCTCTAGCGCCGGAACGCTTTCTCCTTCTATTATTGGAACAGGCAAATATAGAGGCCTCAGCAGCTTTAAAAGACGTCCAGCCTGAAAGATTGCAAGCGTTGGCAAAAGAAATGAAATCTTGTTCTTTCTCCTCCGACGGCACTCTTTCTTTGAAAAAAGCGTTCATCACCGGGGGCGGTGTTTCAGTCAAAGAAATCGAGCCGAAAACGATGCAATCCAAAATCAAACAAGGGCTTTATTTTTGCGGGGAAGTGCTCGACATCCACGCTTATACCGGCGGTTTCAACATCACCTGCGCATTTTCAACGGGATATGCAGCCGGAAAAAATGCGGCGCAGGCGTGA
- the leuS gene encoding leucine--tRNA ligase — MAFPHKEIEKKWQDFWGENKTFRTDGDDQSKPKFYVLDMFPYPSGEGLHVGHPEGYTATDILARMKRMQGYHVLHPMGWDAFGLPAEQYALDTNNHPGFFTEENIKNFRRQIKALGFSIDWDREIDTTDPNYYKWTQWIFLQLYKHGLAYIDEVPVNWCPALGTVLANEEVIDGVSERGGHPVERRPMKQWMLNITAYADRLLDDLEEIDWPESIKEMQRNWIGRSEGADVTFTVADKDKEPIRVFTTRPDTLFGATYMVLAPEHALVDKITTADQREDVEIYTKAVSLKSDLERTELTKEKSGVFTGAYATNPVNGEEIPVWIADYVLSTYGTGAVMAVPAHDERDYEFARTFDLPIREVVTGGNIEEEAYAGDGVHVNSDFLNGLYKEDAITEIIAWLEDRGAGRKQVSYRLRDWLFSRQRYWGEPIPIIHWEDGSMSAVDEDDLPLVLPDLDEFQPPGNGESPLANSTEWLKVTDPKTGMKGRRETNTMPQWAGSCWYFLRFIDPHNEEALADTEKLKYWLPVDMYVGGAEHAVLHLLYARFWHKFLYDIGVVPTKEPFQRLFNPGMILGENNEKMSKSKGNVVNPDDILESHGADTLRMYEMFMGPLDAAVAWSETGLDGSRRFLDRVWRLFVAEDGELASAVTDEAGDDHALWPVYHQTVKKVSDDFEHMRFNTGISQMMVFINACYKEESLPRGAMEGFVKMLSPLAPHVAEELWSMLGHTASITFEQWPAYDESYLVEDEVEIVLQVNGKVRSKVNMSKEATKEKMEEIALADEKVSSNIEGKTIRKVIAVPGKLVNIVAN, encoded by the coding sequence ATGGCTTTTCCACATAAAGAAATAGAGAAAAAATGGCAGGATTTCTGGGGGGAAAACAAAACGTTTCGGACAGACGGCGATGATCAATCAAAGCCCAAATTTTACGTATTGGATATGTTTCCTTATCCATCCGGAGAAGGACTGCACGTCGGTCACCCGGAAGGGTATACGGCTACGGATATTTTGGCTCGCATGAAACGAATGCAAGGGTATCATGTATTGCATCCGATGGGCTGGGATGCTTTCGGTTTGCCGGCCGAACAGTACGCCCTCGATACGAATAATCATCCCGGTTTTTTTACGGAAGAAAATATAAAAAATTTCCGTCGCCAAATTAAGGCGTTGGGTTTTTCCATCGATTGGGACCGAGAAATTGATACGACCGATCCCAACTATTACAAATGGACACAATGGATTTTTTTACAGCTGTATAAACATGGACTGGCCTATATTGATGAAGTGCCGGTCAACTGGTGCCCGGCGCTCGGAACGGTGCTCGCGAACGAAGAAGTTATTGATGGGGTAAGCGAGCGGGGCGGACACCCGGTCGAACGTCGTCCCATGAAGCAGTGGATGTTAAACATCACCGCCTATGCCGATCGCCTTTTGGATGATTTGGAAGAGATTGATTGGCCGGAAAGCATTAAAGAAATGCAGCGTAACTGGATCGGCAGATCCGAAGGTGCGGACGTCACGTTTACCGTCGCCGATAAAGACAAGGAACCTATTCGCGTGTTTACGACCCGCCCTGATACATTGTTCGGTGCCACATACATGGTACTGGCCCCGGAGCATGCATTGGTGGATAAAATAACGACCGCCGATCAACGCGAGGACGTGGAAATATACACAAAAGCCGTTTCGTTAAAAAGCGATTTGGAACGAACGGAATTAACAAAAGAAAAAAGCGGTGTATTTACAGGTGCATACGCGACCAACCCGGTAAACGGAGAGGAAATTCCGGTTTGGATCGCGGACTACGTGCTGAGCACATACGGAACCGGGGCTGTCATGGCCGTCCCTGCTCACGATGAACGGGATTATGAATTCGCGCGCACGTTTGACCTCCCCATTCGTGAAGTGGTGACTGGTGGCAATATAGAAGAAGAGGCTTACGCCGGTGATGGTGTGCACGTTAATTCCGATTTTCTCAATGGATTGTATAAAGAGGATGCCATAACAGAAATCATTGCATGGCTGGAGGACCGGGGTGCCGGTCGAAAACAAGTCAGTTATCGGCTGCGTGACTGGCTGTTCAGTCGCCAACGTTATTGGGGAGAGCCAATCCCGATCATTCATTGGGAAGACGGGTCCATGTCCGCCGTCGACGAAGACGATCTTCCTTTGGTACTCCCGGATCTGGATGAATTTCAGCCACCTGGGAACGGGGAGTCTCCGCTCGCAAACTCAACCGAATGGCTGAAAGTGACGGATCCGAAAACGGGAATGAAAGGGCGTCGCGAGACGAATACGATGCCGCAATGGGCAGGTAGTTGCTGGTATTTCTTGCGTTTCATCGATCCGCATAACGAAGAAGCTTTGGCTGACACGGAGAAGTTGAAATACTGGTTACCGGTCGATATGTACGTCGGCGGTGCTGAGCACGCGGTGCTTCACTTGTTGTACGCGCGTTTCTGGCATAAATTTTTATACGATATTGGTGTAGTGCCAACAAAAGAACCATTTCAAAGATTGTTTAATCCGGGGATGATTCTCGGTGAAAACAATGAAAAAATGAGTAAATCAAAAGGAAACGTCGTTAACCCGGACGATATTCTTGAAAGCCACGGTGCGGATACCCTGCGAATGTATGAAATGTTCATGGGACCGCTTGATGCCGCGGTTGCTTGGTCCGAAACCGGGCTAGATGGGTCCCGGCGCTTTCTTGATCGCGTGTGGCGACTTTTCGTTGCGGAGGATGGAGAGCTGGCTTCTGCTGTTACAGATGAGGCGGGAGACGACCACGCCCTTTGGCCTGTGTACCATCAAACCGTCAAAAAGGTAAGCGATGATTTTGAGCATATGCGCTTCAATACCGGAATTAGCCAAATGATGGTTTTCATTAACGCCTGCTATAAGGAAGAAAGCCTCCCGCGGGGAGCGATGGAAGGCTTTGTAAAAATGCTCTCCCCACTCGCGCCTCACGTGGCGGAAGAGTTATGGTCGATGCTTGGGCACACAGCGTCGATCACGTTTGAACAATGGCCGGCCTATGATGAATCCTACCTTGTCGAAGATGAGGTGGAAATCGTCTTGCAAGTAAACGGCAAAGTACGCTCGAAAGTGAATATGTCAAAAGAAGCAACGAAAGAAAAAATGGAAGAAATCGCACTTGCGGATGAAAAAGTGTCCTCCAATATCGAGGGAAAAACGATACGAAAAGTAATCGCGGTGCCGGGGAAACTGGTAAATATTGTAGCAAATTAG
- a CDS encoding pyrimidine-nucleoside phosphorylase, giving the protein MRMVDVIAKKRDGGTLAIKEIEDFVRAYTADQIPDYQASAFAMAIYFQGMDEQESAALTKAMAASGDQLDLSRIAGTKVDKHSTGGVGDKTTFILSPIVAAAGVPVAKLSGRGLGHTGGTIDKLEAFPGFETELEEDTFIELVNKNKIAIAGQSGNLTPADKKLYALRDVTATVNAMPLIASSIMSKKIAAGSDAIVLDVKVGSGAFMTDLPAAKELARTMVNIGNELDRRTVAVISDMDQPLGRMVGNTLEVKEVIDVLRGNGPEDIYRLSVRLAAHMLVLGGKAKDVETGQTLANKLIQDGSALDIFRKFLESQGADPTLVDHPERLAKANNIITVEASASGYISTIDATKIGQAAGMLGAGRMTKGDIIDHAVGVEVKAKVGDWVEKGDVLVDLHANRDDVSEVVSVVKDSYQISDHAPEERPLIFHEMI; this is encoded by the coding sequence ATGCGAATGGTAGATGTAATTGCAAAAAAAAGAGACGGCGGAACACTTGCAATAAAAGAGATTGAAGATTTCGTTCGCGCATATACAGCAGATCAGATTCCTGACTATCAGGCTTCCGCGTTTGCTATGGCGATTTATTTTCAAGGCATGGACGAGCAAGAAAGCGCGGCGCTCACCAAAGCGATGGCAGCATCCGGGGACCAATTGGATCTGTCGCGAATTGCCGGAACCAAAGTGGATAAACATTCGACCGGTGGAGTAGGGGACAAAACAACGTTCATTCTGTCGCCAATTGTAGCTGCGGCAGGCGTTCCGGTCGCAAAATTATCCGGCCGCGGTTTAGGCCATACCGGCGGAACCATCGATAAGTTGGAAGCGTTCCCTGGTTTTGAAACGGAACTGGAAGAAGATACGTTTATTGAACTTGTAAACAAAAACAAAATAGCGATCGCCGGGCAATCAGGGAACCTGACGCCGGCAGATAAAAAACTTTATGCGCTTCGTGACGTAACCGCCACCGTGAATGCAATGCCGCTGATTGCCAGTTCGATTATGAGCAAAAAAATTGCTGCCGGTTCTGATGCAATTGTGCTGGATGTAAAAGTCGGAAGCGGTGCCTTTATGACAGACCTGCCGGCTGCGAAAGAACTCGCGCGAACGATGGTGAATATCGGCAATGAATTGGACCGGAGAACGGTTGCCGTCATTTCCGATATGGATCAACCGCTTGGGCGCATGGTCGGTAATACATTGGAAGTGAAGGAAGTCATTGACGTATTGCGAGGGAATGGCCCGGAAGATATCTATCGATTGAGCGTTCGTTTGGCCGCGCATATGCTCGTTCTCGGCGGTAAGGCAAAAGATGTAGAAACCGGACAAACATTGGCAAACAAATTAATCCAGGATGGTAGTGCGCTGGATATTTTCCGTAAATTCCTCGAAAGCCAGGGAGCTGACCCGACGCTCGTTGATCATCCTGAGCGTCTCGCGAAGGCGAATAATATTATAACGGTAGAAGCATCGGCTTCTGGGTATATCTCAACCATTGACGCCACTAAAATCGGACAGGCAGCCGGCATGTTGGGGGCAGGACGAATGACGAAAGGTGACATTATTGATCATGCGGTCGGCGTAGAAGTGAAAGCTAAAGTCGGTGATTGGGTGGAAAAAGGCGATGTCCTCGTTGACTTGCACGCGAATCGTGACGATGTCTCGGAAGTGGTCTCGGTCGTAAAAGACAGTTATCAAATCAGTGATCACGCGCCGGAGGAACGCCCGCTTATTTTTCATGAAATGATATGA